One segment of Vibrio mimicus DNA contains the following:
- a CDS encoding helix-turn-helix transcriptional regulator — protein MPENNIRLIRFREVLTMTGLSRSSLYRFIEENQFPPQVQLGGRAVAWVEGEVQEWIAQRITNRRMD, from the coding sequence ATGCCAGAGAACAACATTCGTTTGATCCGCTTTCGAGAAGTGCTAACTATGACTGGTTTGTCTCGCTCTAGTTTGTACCGATTTATTGAAGAAAACCAATTCCCGCCCCAAGTTCAACTGGGTGGTCGTGCTGTAGCTTGGGTAGAAGGCGAGGTGCAGGAGTGGATTGCTCAACGGATCACCAATCGTCGAATGGATTAG
- a CDS encoding DUF2787 domain-containing protein, with translation MSNILFKPTHLPISKPFHALLANILSEHQAKSEVQATSKEVVMNFRDSSYSAEDGGFHPVEIALSQSSDGQWSIEYITDFAYVGNHFPELERCLDFDFQRGDFFTAYHGWHPIVGNRDARELYQLWESNFLAYVATEAFDDISLTSAP, from the coding sequence ATGTCTAATATTTTGTTCAAACCCACCCACCTTCCCATTTCCAAACCGTTTCATGCCCTACTCGCTAACATACTTTCTGAACATCAAGCAAAAAGTGAAGTTCAGGCCACCAGCAAAGAGGTTGTCATGAACTTTCGAGACAGTTCTTACAGTGCCGAAGATGGCGGTTTTCATCCGGTAGAAATTGCACTGAGTCAGTCTAGTGACGGCCAATGGAGCATTGAATACATCACGGATTTTGCTTATGTCGGTAACCACTTTCCTGAGCTAGAACGCTGTTTGGATTTTGATTTCCAGCGTGGGGATTTCTTCACCGCCTATCACGGTTGGCATCCTATCGTAGGTAACCGTGATGCGCGAGAGCTCTATCAGTTATGGGAGAGTAACTTTCTCGCCTATGTCGCAACGGAAGCTTTTGATGACATTTCATTAACCTCGGCTCCTTAG
- a CDS encoding GTPase family protein — protein MKTTDLFSTLETNILHNSLDSTTKDKLLSNLSFLRKASLNILITGSTGSGKSSTINALFDMTVAQVGIDSDPHTESVQCYHLNNLVLWDTPGLGDGIDEDKKHVQAIKQLLNKRDDHGQLVIDLVLVILDGGSRDLGTPLRLINDIVIPQLGDEAEKRLIVAVNQADVALKGPESWNYSDNLPTDKAKAFLEKQQNSIARRIHKATQINVKTLYFVAGYSDGVNRQRPYNLSKLLYTIVEILPNNKRVMLANRTISNDADNWKDNDASDYNKKTTLSLWEAIVETTLQGASIGSDIGSIFGKPGEILGKVIGSVAGLFFGGLRYTFGF, from the coding sequence ATGAAAACCACTGATTTATTCTCAACTCTAGAAACTAACATTCTTCACAACTCGTTAGATTCAACCACGAAAGATAAGTTACTGAGTAACTTATCTTTCCTTCGCAAAGCATCACTGAATATTCTTATCACAGGTTCCACAGGCTCTGGAAAAAGCTCCACCATAAACGCTCTATTTGACATGACGGTTGCCCAAGTCGGCATCGATAGTGATCCGCACACGGAATCTGTTCAGTGTTACCACCTAAATAATCTCGTGCTATGGGACACTCCAGGGCTTGGAGATGGGATCGATGAGGATAAAAAACACGTACAGGCCATTAAACAGCTTCTCAACAAGCGAGATGACCATGGTCAGTTGGTCATTGATTTAGTTCTGGTGATACTTGATGGCGGCTCTCGCGATCTGGGAACACCATTGAGACTCATCAATGACATTGTTATTCCGCAATTAGGCGATGAAGCCGAAAAACGGCTCATCGTTGCGGTGAATCAAGCCGACGTTGCCTTGAAAGGACCTGAATCATGGAACTACAGCGACAATCTACCAACAGACAAGGCTAAGGCATTTCTGGAGAAACAACAAAACTCGATAGCAAGACGTATACATAAAGCCACACAGATAAATGTGAAGACTCTTTACTTTGTGGCGGGCTACAGTGATGGAGTCAATCGCCAGAGGCCTTACAACCTATCAAAATTGCTTTATACCATTGTCGAAATACTACCAAACAATAAACGAGTAATGCTGGCAAATCGTACCATTTCCAATGATGCAGATAATTGGAAAGATAACGATGCCAGCGATTACAATAAAAAAACCACCTTAAGCCTTTGGGAAGCCATTGTAGAAACAACTTTACAAGGCGCATCTATTGGCTCCGATATCGGATCTATTTTCGGAAAACCAGGCGAGATCCTAGGTAAAGTCATTGGCTCTGTCGCTGGTCTATTTTTCGGTGGTTTACGATATACATTTGGGTTTTAA
- a CDS encoding AlpA family transcriptional regulator produces MRFLKLKEVMEKTALSRSAIYRKMNDGEFPQSVSLGERAIAWVESEVDEWMEMRLERR; encoded by the coding sequence ATGAGATTTCTGAAACTAAAAGAAGTAATGGAAAAGACCGCACTAAGCCGTTCAGCAATTTACCGAAAAATGAATGATGGCGAGTTTCCACAGTCGGTGAGCTTGGGAGAAAGGGCTATTGCCTGGGTGGAAAGCGAAGTGGATGAGTGGATGGAAATGCGTTTGGAGAGACGTTAG
- a CDS encoding inovirus Gp2 family protein, translating to MKRLIQNPNLTLFYDERFLSNPVIKEHAPLCKEYLIAIKDVLDISLTEYSRVYVQRIDLRYPSHYAWHNCGDISRFFSSLKEKIKYDLRKKNKVDKCILRYVWVREQLSSENPHYHVALFLNKDVYFCLGDITKDSDNFSSMIKGAWASALGIEYFEVKSSVHFPSNSTYYIHKGKNTYQEEYQQCFYRLSYLAKIDTKIYSNGLKNLSTSRK from the coding sequence ATGAAACGTTTAATTCAAAATCCAAACCTGACTCTTTTCTATGACGAGAGATTTTTATCTAATCCTGTCATTAAAGAACATGCTCCATTATGCAAGGAATATTTGATTGCCATTAAGGATGTTTTGGATATTTCTTTGACTGAATATAGTCGAGTTTACGTGCAGAGAATTGATCTTAGATATCCTAGCCATTATGCTTGGCATAATTGTGGTGATATTTCTAGATTTTTTTCTTCGTTAAAGGAAAAAATAAAATATGACTTAAGAAAAAAGAATAAAGTTGATAAATGTATTTTAAGATACGTTTGGGTAAGGGAACAACTAAGTTCAGAAAATCCTCATTACCATGTGGCATTATTTCTTAATAAAGATGTTTACTTTTGTTTGGGGGATATTACTAAAGATAGTGATAATTTTTCTTCAATGATAAAAGGGGCGTGGGCAAGTGCTTTAGGTATTGAATACTTTGAGGTGAAAAGTAGTGTACATTTCCCAAGTAACTCTACTTATTACATTCATAAGGGAAAAAATACTTATCAAGAGGAATACCAACAGTGTTTTTATCGCTTAAGCTACTTGGCTAAAATTGATACAAAAATCTATTCGAATGGATTAAAAAATCTCTCGACTAGTCGAAAATAA
- a CDS encoding NYN domain-containing protein — MEKIAILVDVQNVYYTCRERYGRHFDYNQFWSQATQGRAVVKANAYAIASKDPQQRQFHHILRGIGFEVMLKPFIQRSDGSAKGDWDVGIALDGYELAQEVDTVVLVSGDGDFEPLVTRIQQRFQVKVEVYGVPKLTAQNLIDVANQFHPIEHSLLL, encoded by the coding sequence ATGGAAAAAATTGCCATTCTGGTTGATGTACAAAATGTTTATTACACCTGCCGTGAACGCTATGGTCGGCACTTTGATTACAATCAGTTTTGGTCGCAAGCGACACAAGGTCGTGCTGTGGTAAAGGCCAATGCTTATGCGATTGCGAGCAAAGACCCTCAGCAGAGGCAATTTCATCATATTTTACGAGGGATTGGCTTTGAAGTGATGCTGAAACCTTTTATCCAACGTAGTGATGGCAGCGCGAAAGGGGATTGGGATGTCGGGATTGCCCTTGATGGTTATGAATTAGCTCAAGAAGTGGATACCGTGGTGCTCGTTTCTGGTGATGGTGATTTTGAGCCTTTGGTCACCAGAATTCAGCAACGGTTTCAGGTTAAGGTGGAAGTGTATGGTGTGCCGAAACTGACCGCCCAAAACTTAATTGATGTCGCCAATCAATTTCACCCGATTGAGCACAGCCTATTACTGTAA
- a CDS encoding VF530 family DNA-binding protein, translated as MNQQVNNPLHGLSLEKIVTRLVDHYGWKGLHQRININCFASDPSIKSSLKFLRKTQWARDKVEALYISTFS; from the coding sequence ATGAACCAACAAGTTAATAACCCGCTGCACGGCCTAAGCCTAGAAAAAATCGTCACTCGCTTGGTGGATCATTATGGCTGGAAAGGCTTACATCAGCGCATCAACATCAACTGTTTTGCCAGCGACCCATCGATTAAATCGTCGCTCAAGTTTTTGCGTAAAACCCAGTGGGCGCGCGATAAGGTTGAGGCGCTGTATATCTCCACTTTTAGCTAA
- a CDS encoding DUF2787 domain-containing protein — MIVESYQTIQLADSFCHALSAILRRFDIPQEAERIVLNCRDPNYYRSRQGLHPVEIQFKRENNESLWSIAFIASFSYQNDRHDSLDVELYFHLANRWCYQPDAGSADLVQPAVLDLFYSWCSAFERHLAKQALQDIQLTMIR, encoded by the coding sequence ATGATTGTGGAAAGCTATCAAACGATCCAGTTAGCTGACAGCTTTTGTCATGCGTTGAGCGCGATACTTCGCCGCTTTGACATCCCACAAGAGGCAGAGCGAATAGTCCTCAACTGTCGAGATCCAAACTATTACCGCTCTCGCCAGGGCCTACATCCGGTCGAAATACAGTTCAAGCGAGAAAACAACGAGTCCCTGTGGTCCATCGCGTTTATCGCCAGTTTTTCTTATCAGAATGACAGGCATGACTCGTTGGATGTCGAGCTCTACTTTCACCTTGCTAACCGTTGGTGTTACCAGCCTGATGCCGGCTCTGCTGATTTAGTTCAACCAGCAGTGCTAGACCTGTTTTATAGCTGGTGCTCCGCATTTGAGCGCCACCTTGCCAAACAAGCGTTGCAAGATATTCAACTCACCATGATTCGCTAA
- a CDS encoding PTS sugar transporter subunit IIA: protein MITELTNVHLIKGNLQANSKNEVFAELAQMLFENNRISNKEDFLNDIEIRERLSVTSMDGIAYPHSKSKAVTKPAIAVGVKHEGIEYGDEEGIKPTVFFMIASPDNGADHHIYVLQELFGKFSEEFIEDIHNAKNEHQILNILIQS from the coding sequence ATGATCACCGAACTCACCAACGTCCATTTAATTAAAGGCAACCTTCAAGCAAATAGTAAAAATGAAGTTTTTGCAGAATTGGCGCAAATGTTATTTGAGAATAACCGCATCAGTAACAAAGAGGATTTTTTAAACGACATTGAAATACGTGAAAGATTAAGTGTCACGTCAATGGATGGCATCGCCTACCCACACTCAAAAAGTAAAGCCGTTACAAAACCTGCCATCGCTGTTGGTGTAAAGCACGAAGGCATTGAATATGGAGATGAAGAAGGCATCAAACCGACCGTATTCTTCATGATTGCCTCTCCCGACAACGGCGCAGACCACCATATTTATGTTCTTCAAGAATTATTCGGAAAATTTAGCGAAGAATTTATTGAAGATATTCATAACGCAAAAAATGAACATCAGATCCTT
- a CDS encoding DUF2986 domain-containing protein, protein MNRKKKINQTLQKRLKKQHAKLHPSNKPRYISKAERAKLAAEQEANTDLATNDSTPEQPSQSDGTLQ, encoded by the coding sequence ATGAACCGTAAAAAGAAAATTAATCAAACATTGCAAAAACGCCTTAAAAAGCAACATGCGAAATTGCATCCTAGCAACAAGCCTCGTTATATTTCTAAAGCAGAGCGAGCTAAATTAGCTGCAGAGCAAGAAGCGAATACTGATCTCGCTACCAACGATTCAACCCCTGAACAACCCTCGCAGAGCGATGGCACATTACAGTAA
- the radC gene encoding RadC family protein produces MTHFPRHRYLLSQRAYEHRVLEEAAEILEQRYVRGETFARTENTTEYLRCKLAGYEHEMFAVLFLDNQHRLIEFKELFRGTVDAASVYPREVLKEALNVNAAAVIFAHNHPSGDPEPSQADRRITQRLKDALSLVDIRVLDHVVVGKSSVSFAERGWL; encoded by the coding sequence ATGACTCATTTCCCTCGCCACCGCTATCTACTCTCGCAACGAGCTTATGAGCATCGAGTACTGGAAGAAGCAGCAGAGATCCTTGAACAGCGTTATGTGCGCGGTGAAACCTTTGCACGTACGGAAAACACCACGGAATACTTGCGCTGTAAACTTGCTGGATATGAGCACGAAATGTTTGCCGTACTGTTTTTGGATAACCAGCATCGGCTAATTGAATTTAAGGAGCTATTTCGCGGTACGGTCGACGCCGCCAGTGTCTACCCAAGAGAGGTACTAAAGGAGGCACTAAACGTTAACGCAGCAGCGGTGATCTTTGCGCATAACCATCCCTCTGGCGATCCTGAGCCTTCACAAGCCGATAGGCGTATTACTCAGCGCTTAAAAGACGCCTTATCACTGGTAGATATTCGTGTGCTGGACCATGTGGTCGTTGGCAAAAGCAGCGTGTCATTTGCAGAAAGGGGCTGGCTATGA